GGCGCCGACATCGGCCAGCTCCGCGAACGGGGCCGCGCGGACGCGCTCGCCGCGATCAACTCTGCCGCCTTCGCCCGGATCCGGGCGCTGCCGATGCCGAGCGTGGCCGCCGTCGACGGCCCGGCGTTGGGCGGTGGCGCGGAGCTGGCGTACTCCTGCGATCTGCGGGTGTGCACGGCGCGGGCGGTCTTCGGCCAGCCGGAGGTGCGGTTGGGCATCCTGGCCGGCGCAGGCGCCACCCACCGGCTGCCCGCGTTGATCGGCGAGGGCCGGGCCAAGGAGCTGCTCTTCACCGGCCGACGGGTGGACGCCGCAGAGGCGCTACGGATCGGTCTGGTGAACCGGGTGGTGGACGAGCCCGGTGAGCTGCTGACGGTGGCGCACGCGCTGCTGGACGAGATCGCCCTGGGTTCGCCGTTGGCGCTGCGGCTGACCAAGCTGGCGGTGGACGCACCCGCCGCCGCGCACCCACAGCTCGATCTGGTCAGTCAGGCGGTGCTCTTCGAGGACGAGGAGAAGCACCGGCGGATGACCGAGTTCCTGGAGCGCCGCCGGGCGCGGTGATCCCCGGAAACGAAACGGCCGCACCGGCGGAATGCCGGTGCGGCCGTGCAGGTCTGCGGTCGTGCTCAGCTCCGGAACTGCACCCCGGAGTCGGCCAACCCACGGATCACCTGTGCGGACTCGCTG
The window above is part of the Micromonospora sp. LH3U1 genome. Proteins encoded here:
- a CDS encoding enoyl-CoA hydratase/isomerase family protein, yielding MSGLRIEERPDRLVVTLDRPEKRNAIDADLIAELHQVCAELEARPRLLLLTGGAAGIFAGGADIGQLRERGRADALAAINSAAFARIRALPMPSVAAVDGPALGGGAELAYSCDLRVCTARAVFGQPEVRLGILAGAGATHRLPALIGEGRAKELLFTGRRVDAAEALRIGLVNRVVDEPGELLTVAHALLDEIALGSPLALRLTKLAVDAPAAAHPQLDLVSQAVLFEDEEKHRRMTEFLERRRAR